The nucleotide window CTACAAAATGAAATTTAATCCCCGAATCTTTATAAATACGGGTAAACATACGATACGTTCCACCGTATAAATCGTCCATGGCGATGATTTCGTCACCTGCTTTAAAGGATCTTAAAATACAATCTGTAGCCGCAAGTCCCGATGAAAAAGCCAATCCGCGCGTTCCGTTTTCGATACTGGCCAAAGCGTTTTCCAAAGCTGTTCGCGTAGGGTTTGACGCTCTGCTGTATTCATACTCCGGATTCAGCGGTTTCCCCGGACTCGTCTGCACAAAGGTCGATGTTTGATAAACTGCCGGCATTACAGCCCCGGTACTTGGGTCGTGATGCTGCCCTCCGTGAATTACTTTGGTATTGAATTTCATCGTTTACTTTTTTAATTATTTATATGACTGTCCGCAAAGCTTACAAAAAAGAATTCTATTTTTTAACCATTAAGAAATTAAGTTTTTAATCTTAATGAACCTTAATTTCTTAATGGTTTTAAAAGAAAAAACAACTTTGTTTTTTAAAATTTTGGATTGGTCTCACTAACGGATAATCATTATTATTTTCCTGAATGATTAAACATACTTTCTGATGCTCATCAGAACTCCAAGATGTAAACCTTCGTGAAAATTATTGAAATTAATCGCTCCTTTTGCGCTTTTCAAAATAAATCCTGTCGAAGTTGGATATTCTTGATAGTTTGCAAAAGCGCCATTGTTATAATCAGCTTCCAATTGATCAACGGTTGAAAACACTAATGATTTTATCAAATCTACCTCTTCCTGGGTGGCGTCTTTTTCGGGTTTTGTTCCTTTTCGGTATTTTTCGACCAATTCATCAGAAACCGCCATTGGCAATCCTGCTAATTTATAAACCAATAATTGTTGTGTCACCACGACGTGCGCGATATTCCAAAATAAGCTATTGTTGAATCCTTCCGGAATTTTATTCAATTGTTCCAATGTGTAATTTTCAAAATAAGAATTCAGCATTCTTCTTCCTGTTCTGGCAACTTCAAATGTATCTTGCATAATTTTAATTTTTGTATAAAATTAAACATTTTTACCTATCAAATGTTTTCCTTTGCAATTAGAAAATCGAAAAAAAATGAACAAAATATACTATCTCGCTTCCTGCGACACTTGCCGAAAAATAATAAAATCGTTGCCTCAAAACCACGATTTGGTTTTTCACGACATCAAGCAAAACCCAATCAGTATTGAAGAACTGGAGGAAATGCACAAACTTTCGGGAAGCTACGAGTCGCTTTTCAGCAGAAAAGCACAATTGTATAAATCGATGGATTTAAAAAACAAATCCCTTACGGAAGATGATTATAAAAAATATATTCTGGAACATTATACTTTTCTAAGCCGCCCTGTTTTTATCATCAATGACAAAATATACATTGGCAACAGTCAACAAAATATTCATCAGGTAATGAAAGTTTTGGGATAATTTTTTGGCAAATCTATTATTGTAATTTTTCCTTTTGGGATGATGGAAAAAGCTACCCGGTCGATAGCGGAATGTCATTAAGTTAAGGATTTCTTGATAAGCTTTTTCTAAATATAGCTCTCGCAAAGTCGCTAAGACGTAAAGAAATCAGCTGTGAACTTTGCGCCTTTCCGTCTTCTCGAGAAAATACAGTGCTTAACTTAATGGCATTAAACGATTGTGAAAAGGCCAAGCAAATCGCTCTCTTTAGCCCCGATTGAAGTGGAAATCCTTGTGTGCCGGGGTTCGGCATACAAGATTGCAACGAAAAGCGGGACCCATCTCTCCTAAAATACCAAATCTTTCTGCTCCAAAAAATTAATAATCGAACTTAGGTTAAAAATTGTTTTTGCGGAAACACTGAATGCTTAAGGCTTTCCTCTTTTTTCTTATCTTTGAACACTTTTATACAACTATATGATACAATCGATGACTGGATTTGGTAAAGCTACTTTGCAATTGCCAACCAAAAAAATTACAGTAGAAGTAAAATCTTTAAACAGTAAAGGTTTAGATTTAAATGTACGAATGCCTGCTCTTTACCGCGAAATGGAATTGGGTTTACGCAACCAAATCGCTGTGAAACTGGAAAGAGGCAAAGTGGACTTTTCTGTTTTTGTCGAAAGTACCGCAGAGCAGACTTCGACCAAGGTAAATGTGCCTATCGTAAAAGCCTATATCAGCCAATTGAGGGAAATATATAGCGATGCCGATGAAACCGAATTGATGAAAATGGCGGTGCGCATGCCTGATACCATGAAAATTGAACGTGAGGAAATAGACGAAAATGAATGGGCTCAAATCCAAACTGTAGTTGAAGAAGCGTTGCAAAATATCCTGAATTTCAGAAAAGCGGAAGGGCAATCTCTGGAAAATGAATTTCAATTGCGAATTGGCAATATTCGTCAGTTTATGAACGAAGCTTTGGAACTGGATCCGGAACGTGTTCAAGCAATAAAAGACCGTTTACAAACCGCAATTTCTGAATTGAAAGTGAATGTGGATGAAAACCGTTTTGAGCAGGAATTGATTTATTATCTTGAAAAACTGGACATCACCGAGGAAAAAGTGCGATTGACCAATCATCTCGATTACTTCCTTGAAACCATCACCGGAACAGAAGCCAACGGCAGAAAACTAGGCTTTATCACTCAGGAAATGGGACGCGAAATCAACACGATGGGATCCAAATCGAACCACGCACAAATGCAAAAATTAGTCGTGATGATGAAGGATGAATTGGAGAAAATTAAAGAGCAGGTTCTAAACGTATTGTAATCCCCCTAACCCCCGAAGGGGGAAACTATATTAGGAGGCAATAATTATCAATTAACTTAAAAATTCCTCCCCTTCGGGGAGGCTAGGAGGGGATGAATAAAGGAAAATTAATCGTATTCTCGGCGCCATCGGGGTCTGGAAAAACCACTATAGTAAGACATTTATTAGGACAGGAAGATTTGAATCTTGAATTTTCCATATCCGCAGCAACTCGTGAACCACGCGGTGAAGAAATAAACGGCAAGGATTATTATTTCATGTCTTTGAAAGATTTTAAAAACCACATCAAGGCCGAAGATTTTGTGGAATGGGAAGAAGTCTATCGTGACAATTTCTACGGCACCTTAAAAAGTGAAGTGGAACGTATTTGGGCTTTGGGCAAAAATGTGATTTTTGACATTGACGTTGCCGGAGGATTGCGAATTAAATCAAAATTCCCCGAAGAAACTTTAGCCGTTTTTGTAAAACCGCCAAGTGTCGATGAACTCAAAAGAAGACTAAAAGAACGCTCTACCGAAAGTGATGACAAAATCAATATGAGAATTGCAAAAGCTTCGGTCGAACTAGCAACCGCTCCTCAATTTGATGTGATTATTAAAAACTATGATTTGCCTGTGGCTTTGGAAGAAGCACATCAATTGGTGAAGGATTTTGTAAATAAATAAAATTGAAGAATTGAAAGATTGAAAAATTGAAAAATTATGAAAAGTGATTTTAATTTTAAATCTTTCAATTTTTAAATCTTTCAATTAAATTCATGAAAATCGGACTATATTTCGGAACGTTCAATCCCATTCATATTGGGCATCTCATCATTGCCAACCACATGGCAGAGCATTCTGATTTGGATCAAGTTTGGATGGTTGTAACACCTCACAATCCGCTCAAAAAGAAAAGCACTTTGCTCGATGATTACCATCGTTTGCAAATGGTTCATCTCGCCACAGAGGATTTTCCAAAAATAAAACCATCCGATATTGAGTTCAAATTATTACAGCCCAATTACACCGTGAATACTTTGGCGCATTTGCAGGATAAATTTCCGCAACACGAATTTTCATTAATTATGGGAGAGGACAATATAAAATCGCTCCATAAATGGAAAAATTACAATACGATTCTAGAACACCATGACATTTATGTTTATCCCCGCATTTCATCAGAGGTAGAAAATCTGGAATTAAAAAATCATCCTAATGTTCATTTGATAGATGCTCCTATTGTTGAAATATCATCGACGACAATTCGGGAAACCATCAAAAAAGGGAAAAACGTACAACCACTTTTACCTTATAAAGTCTGGGACTATATTGATCATAATAATTTTTACAAAAAATAATCATTTCAAAACCAACTTTAATTCAGCCATTATATCCTGAAAAATAGGGCTCAAATTTTCATTTTTACCCGATAGCAAAAATACTTCTGTACTTGGCATTTGTTTGCTGTCCCAAACCAACTGCAATTTCTTTTCTTTAATCAAATTTTTAGCATTAATATCCCAAGTAACCGCAACTCCCGTATTTTTGCTGAGAATTTCCAGCATTTCATATTCTGACGGAATAATATAATTGGCAATAATCGAAGGTCTTTTTTTAGCAAAAACATGAAGCCAAAATAATTTAATATGCGGAATTTCGGCATCATGGCTGTACCATTTTTGTTCATTCAGCCAATTTTCGATTGCGGTATCATTTTTGATTTTAATATTTGGCTTTACTTCCGAAAGATCAACATCGCTAGAACCCACAACAACTTGCTTGATTTCACCCGCCTTTTTTTGAATGGTATCAAAAGTGTCGAACTTCTTGGTTACTACCGCAAAATCCAATTTTTTGGAATTTACCAAATCAAACAGCGTATCATTTGTATGGAATGTAAAATCGACAAAATCAAATTTGGCGACCAATGCACTCCCTATACTGCTCATTAAATGCTTTGAAATGCCAACAGACAATAACCGATTTGCATTGAAAGCTTTCGCACGAAATCCATTTTCAACATTTTCCAATCGGTCTAAGGCATCAATAATTAGATTATTGAGTAACTTAGCGTACTCTGTTGGTTCAACCCCTTTGGACTTTCGATTAAAAAGCTTGTAACCTACATGCGCCTCCAACATCACTATTTGCTGACTTACAGCTGGTTGACTAATAAATAATTCTTTGGCTGCCAAAGAAAAATTTCCGTTTTTATAAACTGATTTAAACGTTCGATACCATTCCAGATTAACCATGATATAAATATATTTATCACAAACATAATTTAAATTATTTTTGCTAATAACACATTCGCCATAAATTTGTTGAACTAAAAAAATTAAATCATGAAAAAAATAACTGTATTAGCGATTCTAGCATTAGCCATAAGTGGCTTTGTGGCAACCGCGCAAAAACAAAATAATAAAAAGATGAAAAAAGTATTATTTGTGGTTACCAGTCACGATCAACTGGGAAACACTGGAGAGAAAACCGGATTCTGGACAGAAGAATTTGCTGCGCCTTACTATGCTTTATTGGATAAAGGTGTTACTATTGATATTGCTTCGCCAAAGGGAGGACAACCGCCTATTGACCCGAAAAGCTCTGATCCATCATCAGCAACCGAAGACACCAAACGATTTGATGCCGATGCCGTTTTATTGGAAAAACTAAAAAACACCAAAAAACTATCCGATGTCAATCAAGCAGATTACGATGCAGTTTTTTACCCAGGCGGCCATGGCCCGCTTTGGGATTTGGTTGAAGATAAAAATTCGATCGCTTTGATTGAGTCATTTTATACGCATAAAAAACCTGTAGCCTTTGTATGCCACGCTCCTGCCGTATTAAAAAATGTAAAAACTAACGGGCAATTTTTGGTAAAAGGTAAAAAAGTTACCGGATTTGCCAATACCGAAGAAGAAGCTGTTGGCTTAAGCAAAATTGTTCCTTTTTTATTGGAAGATGCGCTAAAAACAAATGGAGGAATTTATAGTAAAGTAGAAAATTGGCACCCGTACGCGGTGGAAGACGGATTATTAATTACCGGACAAAATCCAGCGTCATCCAAACTGGTCGCTGAAAAATTATTGGTTCAATTAAATTCAAAAAAATAACAGAAAGTCGCTAAGAATCTGAGATTATAAGTTTCTAATTTTTAAAGCTTAGACTCTTAGCAACTTAATATCTCAAAAAACACATTATGCTAAATTTCGAATTATACAATCCCACCAAATTGGTTTTTGGGAAAGGACAAATAGAAAAATTACCAACATTAATTCCTTCAAATGCCAAAATCCTTCTGGCTTATGGAGGCGGGAGCATTTTTAAAAATGGCATCCACGAGCAAGTCCGAAAAAGTCTTGAAGGATATACTATTATTGAATTTGGAGGAATTGAAGCCAATCCGCATTTTGAAACTTTAATGAAAGCAGTTGCGATTATTCGAGAACAAAATATTGATTTTATCCTTGCTGTTGGAGGCGGAAGTGTTATTGACGGGGTGAAATTTATTTCGGCAGCCGTTCCTTTTGAAGGAGACCCAATTGACATTCTCAAAAAGAGGATTCTTTTCAAAGATGCTGCCAAAGTAATTCCTTTTGGTACCGTTTTGACGTTGCCCGCAACTGGAAGCGAAATGAATTCGGGCTCAGTAATTACCATAGCATCGACTCAAGAAAAGTTAGATTTTGGAGGCTCGGCTTTATTTCCAAAATTTTCTGTTTGCGACCCAACTGTCATTCAGTCTTTACCTAAAAGACAATTGCAAAATGGGGTTGTTGATGCTTATACCCATGTTTTAGAACAATATTTAACTTACGTACACAAGGGTTTTTTACAAGACCGAATTGCAGAGAGCATTTTGCAAACCTTAATCCAGATAGGTCCCGATGTAGTTGATAATCCATCAGATTATGATTTGGCTGCTAATTTTATGTGGAGTTGTACAATGGCTCTCAACGGTTTAATCCAAAAAGGAGTTCCAACAGATTGGGCCACCCACATGATTGGTCATGAATTAACCGCCCTTCATGGAATCGATCATGCAAGGACTCTGGCCATAATAGGTCCAAACCTATACAAAGTGATGTTTGAAACCAAAAAAGAAAAACTAGCTCAATATGGAAAACGGGTATTTAATTTAAAAGGAACGGATAATGAAATTGCCACGCAGGCAATTGAAAAGACTGTAGCTTTTTTTCATACTATGGGAATGAAAACCCTGCTTTCTGAAAATGCCGAAAACTTTGATAAAACTGCCGACTTTATTGTCGATCGTTTTGAAAAAAGAGGTTGGAAAGCATTGGGGGAAAAACAAAATATTACTTTGGATAAAGTAAAAGAAATAGTGTTGTTGAGTTACTAATTTCGAACCAAAAAAAAGGCGTTCACTTAACCACAGTGAACGCCATTCAAAATACTAAAACAAAACTAACTAACTCAATATTCATATTTAAATCCTAAACAATTTATTCATAATCACTTACAACGCATGTTTTGCATTAATATTGTATAAATTCTAAAAAAGTTACACATAATATGTTCTTTTGGCAAAATCTTTAAAAACTTCAATAAATTCAAGGCTTATCAAAAAATTTAATTTGTGTTATTGGTATATTTTTAAGTACTTTTGGTGAAATTTAATAAAAAAATGTCCGAAAATTTAAAATTTGCAGTGATTGGTGGCGGAAGCTGGGCTACAGCTATAGCAAAAATGTTGTGCGTAAATCTTCCTGAAATTTCATGGTATATGCGTAATGACGCCGCTATAGAACACATTAAAGCCCACAAACACAATCCAAATTATTTAAGTTCTGTAGAATTTGACAATACTAAACTCAAACTTACCAACGATATCAATGAAGCTGTTGCTTATGCCGATTACATCATATTTGCAATTCCCTCTGCTTTTTTGAATAGTGAGCTAGAAAAACTAACAGTTTCCCTAAAAGACAAAATAATTTTTTCTGCCATAAAAGGAATTGTTCCGGAAACCAGTTTGATTGTTGGAGAGCATTTTCATTACAAATATGATATTCCTTATTACAATATTGGCGTAATCACAGGGCCTTGCCACGCCGAAGAAGTTGCTCTCGAAAGACTTTCGTACTTAACGATTGCCTGTGGTGACCCCGACAAAGCCAGCATCGTTGCCGGAAATTTGTCTGGCAACTATATCAAAGCCAAAATCTCTGACGATATTATTGGGACGGAATATGCCGCAATGCTGAAGAACATTTATTCTATTGCAGCGGGGATTGCCCACGGATTGGGTTATGGCGATAATTTCCAATCGGTGATTATGAGTAATGCGATTCGGGAGATGAAAAAATTCATCAAGAAAGTACACAAAATGAAGCGTAACATTAATGATTCGGCTTATTTGGGTGACTTATTGGTTACGGGTTATTCTATTTTTTCCAGAAACCGAATGTTCGGAAATATGATTGGGAAAGGCTATACGGTAAAATCGGCACAAATGGAGATGAGCATGGTTGCCGAAGGTTATTATGCCGTCAAAAGCGCCTACAAACTTAATCAGGGTTACGGCGCAAAAACCCCTATCATCGATGCTGTTTACAGTATTTTGTATGAAGGAAAAGAAGCAAAAGCGGTGTTTAAGAAACTGACTGAGGAATTGGATTAGATAGCAGTAATCAGTATTCAGTTTTTTAGTGTTCAGTTGGCACCGAATCTGAAAATACTTTTCTACAAATAATAATAAAAGGCATTTTCTTGAATTGGAAAATGCCTTTTTTGTTCTATTTACTCCAGTTAATCACTGAATACTAAAAAACTGAATACTGTTTACTTATTTCACAATAACCCCATCAACGAATAAAAGCGGTACTTCTTCCACATCGGTTTCATTGATGCTATTGGCTTTAAAAATGAATTTTTTATCATATAAAGTATTTCCGATAAAGTAAGTCACCATAAACTCATTGTTGAGTGCCAATACGCTTTTCTCGATCATTTCAATTTTTACTACAGAAACAGCTGGAATTTCAACAAACGCGTGACGCAACAATGATGTCTTTTTCATTTCGCCATCGATTGTTCCAAAGGCTTTGGAAACCACCATAACGCTGTCAAGTTGAAAATCACTGTCGTTTATCAAATAAGCATACCATACTTTTTCCATAAAATCGTCGCTCCATTCTTGAACGGCGGCTAGGAATACGTTTTCTACTTTGGGAACAATAATATCTTTTTTCATTGTAATCAAAAATTATGAAACCAAAAGTCGAAAGTCCCACATTGAAACTTTCGACTTTTCACTTTCGACTTAAATTATAAATTATATACTTGCCTTAAATTGCTCCAGGAAACGCACGTCATTTTCATAAAACATACGGATGTCGCCAATCTGGTACAATAACATCGCGATACGCTCGATTCCCATTCCGAATGCAAAACCATTGTACTCGTCTGGATTAATGTCACAGTTTTTAAGCACATTTGGATCTACCATTCCGCAACCCATAATTTCCAACCAACCGGTTCCTTTGGTGATACGGTAATCGGTTTCGGTTTTTAAACCCCAATAAATATCCACTTCGGCACTTGGTTCGGTGAACGGAAAATAGGAAGGTCTCAATCGAATTTTGGATTTCCCAAACATTTCTTTGGTAAAATATAAAAGTGTTTGTTTCAAATCTGCAAAGGAAACATCCTTGTCAATGTACAATCCTTCTACCTGATGGAAAATACAGTGAGAACGAGACGAAACGGCCTCATTACGAAAAACTCTCCCTGGAGAAATCGTACGAATAGGCGGTTTGTTGTTCTCCATGTAGCGCACCTGCACGGATGAAGTGTGGGTACGCAACAAAATATCAGGATTCGTCTGAATGAAAAAGGTGTCCTGCATATCGCGTGCCGGATGGTATTCTGGCAAGTTTAATGCGGTAAAATTGTGCCAATCGTCCTCAATTTCAGGACCTTCGGAAACGTTGAATCCGATGTTTGAAAAGACATCGATAATTTGGTTTTTTACTAACGAAATAGGATGACGCGAACCTATAATTGACGGCTCGGCAGTGCGGGTCAAATCTCCGTAGATTCCTTTGGCTTCTTCTTTGTCGGACAAGGCTTCCTGAATGGATTTTACTTTGTCTTCGGCTGACGTTTTAAGTAAATTGATTACTTGCCCAAATTCCTTTTTTTGGTCGTTGGGCACGTTTTTAAACTCCGCAAAAAGATCTTTCAACAGCCCTTTACTTCCTAGAAATTTTATTCTAAATGCTTCTAGCTCTGCAGTATTTTGCGTGGAGAATGCCTGAGCCTCACCAATATATTCTTTTATCTTATCTATCATTATATTATAATCTTATCAATACTTTACAACATTTACTAAAATTAGTGGGGTTAAAAGTGGGTGATTTTTATAAAAATTGAATTACAAACTCTATATTTATTGCACAA belongs to Flavobacterium gilvum and includes:
- a CDS encoding DinB family protein gives rise to the protein MQDTFEVARTGRRMLNSYFENYTLEQLNKIPEGFNNSLFWNIAHVVVTQQLLVYKLAGLPMAVSDELVEKYRKGTKPEKDATQEEVDLIKSLVFSTVDQLEADYNNGAFANYQEYPTSTGFILKSAKGAINFNNFHEGLHLGVLMSIRKYV
- a CDS encoding arsenate reductase family protein, producing MNKIYYLASCDTCRKIIKSLPQNHDLVFHDIKQNPISIEELEEMHKLSGSYESLFSRKAQLYKSMDLKNKSLTEDDYKKYILEHYTFLSRPVFIINDKIYIGNSQQNIHQVMKVLG
- a CDS encoding YicC/YloC family endoribonuclease, coding for MIQSMTGFGKATLQLPTKKITVEVKSLNSKGLDLNVRMPALYREMELGLRNQIAVKLERGKVDFSVFVESTAEQTSTKVNVPIVKAYISQLREIYSDADETELMKMAVRMPDTMKIEREEIDENEWAQIQTVVEEALQNILNFRKAEGQSLENEFQLRIGNIRQFMNEALELDPERVQAIKDRLQTAISELKVNVDENRFEQELIYYLEKLDITEEKVRLTNHLDYFLETITGTEANGRKLGFITQEMGREINTMGSKSNHAQMQKLVVMMKDELEKIKEQVLNVL
- the gmk gene encoding guanylate kinase, giving the protein MNKGKLIVFSAPSGSGKTTIVRHLLGQEDLNLEFSISAATREPRGEEINGKDYYFMSLKDFKNHIKAEDFVEWEEVYRDNFYGTLKSEVERIWALGKNVIFDIDVAGGLRIKSKFPEETLAVFVKPPSVDELKRRLKERSTESDDKINMRIAKASVELATAPQFDVIIKNYDLPVALEEAHQLVKDFVNK
- the nadD gene encoding nicotinate (nicotinamide) nucleotide adenylyltransferase, producing MKIGLYFGTFNPIHIGHLIIANHMAEHSDLDQVWMVVTPHNPLKKKSTLLDDYHRLQMVHLATEDFPKIKPSDIEFKLLQPNYTVNTLAHLQDKFPQHEFSLIMGEDNIKSLHKWKNYNTILEHHDIYVYPRISSEVENLELKNHPNVHLIDAPIVEISSTTIRETIKKGKNVQPLLPYKVWDYIDHNNFYKK
- a CDS encoding LysR family transcriptional regulator is translated as MVNLEWYRTFKSVYKNGNFSLAAKELFISQPAVSQQIVMLEAHVGYKLFNRKSKGVEPTEYAKLLNNLIIDALDRLENVENGFRAKAFNANRLLSVGISKHLMSSIGSALVAKFDFVDFTFHTNDTLFDLVNSKKLDFAVVTKKFDTFDTIQKKAGEIKQVVVGSSDVDLSEVKPNIKIKNDTAIENWLNEQKWYSHDAEIPHIKLFWLHVFAKKRPSIIANYIIPSEYEMLEILSKNTGVAVTWDINAKNLIKEKKLQLVWDSKQMPSTEVFLLSGKNENLSPIFQDIMAELKLVLK
- a CDS encoding type 1 glutamine amidotransferase domain-containing protein, which produces MKKITVLAILALAISGFVATAQKQNNKKMKKVLFVVTSHDQLGNTGEKTGFWTEEFAAPYYALLDKGVTIDIASPKGGQPPIDPKSSDPSSATEDTKRFDADAVLLEKLKNTKKLSDVNQADYDAVFYPGGHGPLWDLVEDKNSIALIESFYTHKKPVAFVCHAPAVLKNVKTNGQFLVKGKKVTGFANTEEEAVGLSKIVPFLLEDALKTNGGIYSKVENWHPYAVEDGLLITGQNPASSKLVAEKLLVQLNSKK
- a CDS encoding iron-containing alcohol dehydrogenase, which codes for MLNFELYNPTKLVFGKGQIEKLPTLIPSNAKILLAYGGGSIFKNGIHEQVRKSLEGYTIIEFGGIEANPHFETLMKAVAIIREQNIDFILAVGGGSVIDGVKFISAAVPFEGDPIDILKKRILFKDAAKVIPFGTVLTLPATGSEMNSGSVITIASTQEKLDFGGSALFPKFSVCDPTVIQSLPKRQLQNGVVDAYTHVLEQYLTYVHKGFLQDRIAESILQTLIQIGPDVVDNPSDYDLAANFMWSCTMALNGLIQKGVPTDWATHMIGHELTALHGIDHARTLAIIGPNLYKVMFETKKEKLAQYGKRVFNLKGTDNEIATQAIEKTVAFFHTMGMKTLLSENAENFDKTADFIVDRFEKRGWKALGEKQNITLDKVKEIVLLSY
- a CDS encoding NAD(P)H-dependent glycerol-3-phosphate dehydrogenase, producing the protein MSENLKFAVIGGGSWATAIAKMLCVNLPEISWYMRNDAAIEHIKAHKHNPNYLSSVEFDNTKLKLTNDINEAVAYADYIIFAIPSAFLNSELEKLTVSLKDKIIFSAIKGIVPETSLIVGEHFHYKYDIPYYNIGVITGPCHAEEVALERLSYLTIACGDPDKASIVAGNLSGNYIKAKISDDIIGTEYAAMLKNIYSIAAGIAHGLGYGDNFQSVIMSNAIREMKKFIKKVHKMKRNINDSAYLGDLLVTGYSIFSRNRMFGNMIGKGYTVKSAQMEMSMVAEGYYAVKSAYKLNQGYGAKTPIIDAVYSILYEGKEAKAVFKKLTEELD
- the pheS gene encoding phenylalanine--tRNA ligase subunit alpha encodes the protein MIDKIKEYIGEAQAFSTQNTAELEAFRIKFLGSKGLLKDLFAEFKNVPNDQKKEFGQVINLLKTSAEDKVKSIQEALSDKEEAKGIYGDLTRTAEPSIIGSRHPISLVKNQIIDVFSNIGFNVSEGPEIEDDWHNFTALNLPEYHPARDMQDTFFIQTNPDILLRTHTSSVQVRYMENNKPPIRTISPGRVFRNEAVSSRSHCIFHQVEGLYIDKDVSFADLKQTLLYFTKEMFGKSKIRLRPSYFPFTEPSAEVDIYWGLKTETDYRITKGTGWLEIMGCGMVDPNVLKNCDINPDEYNGFAFGMGIERIAMLLYQIGDIRMFYENDVRFLEQFKASI